AGAGTATATTAAGATAGTTAAAAACAAACAGCAAATTAATAAAGATGCACCTAAAGTAAATCACCTGCATTCGTGTTCTTGCAAGCTCAATAGGATAGCAACTAGCGCAAGCTAGGGAGCGTGCCAGAGCACCAGCAACTAAAGGTGTATAAGGAGTTAACCCAGGAGCTTTTTGTGCTGTAAACTCCTCTAACTTGTTGTGAAAAATATCATAGCATGGCAAGTAAATACCAACCTGTTTGAGACATATACAAATCATTGTTCAAGCTGTACATAGAAGAGTTTAATTCCAAAAAACCACATTGATAACTTGGTAAGCAGATGTCACATATGTTAGCAGTGATTAGTCAAAACTTACAGTTGGAATAGCAAGTGCTAAGCCAGCATTAGTTCCTCTCCAAAGTGCAGATAATCCTTCCTGCGTAGGATATGAGAACAAATGATCAAGCCTCAATTAACAATATCATTCGTGAGTTTTAACTTCAACGTGAGTAAGCATGCATGCTGCAAATGTATCGGATGATCAATAGTCTATAATTAATAGGAAAGCCAATGACACAATCTGTACGCCTCCAAACTTTTATATAATCAATTTCAGAGAAAGACTCAGCACACATAAGATGAGCTATGTATAGGAAATGTATGCCGGTATCTCTTATTTTTTGTCAACAACTAACCTGCCTAACAATTTTGTAGAAAACATCCACTGTCCCCTTATAATGGAAACAATCAGGTGGACAAATTGATACTGTACCATGAACACCAGCTCGTGTGCACGATGGAGAGCACTTCAGATCAGCAAACATCTATGAACAAATTGCAAAAGAGAGTCAAAGATTAATCACTTGAGATAAGGCAAAAAGTCATAGACCTGTTACTATATTCAACACGAAAATTAAGACATAGCAACCATAAATCTTACAATAATGCTGCATATAAATCACTAAATCTTAAGCCACTCTAGAATATACATTTCCTATACAACAGCCAACAAACATAACTACAGGTTCACGATTACAACTCTACTTGAGCAACATAAAGGTTGCTGACTTGCAGTGAATTTGTAATTAAAATGGGTGCTATATAGCAGTCGCAGTCCTTCTGTTTTTAAGTCTTGAGACACATAAAAGTAGTGCTAAAGAAATCCACTAATCGTGTAACCTGAGGCTCTCTACTCCAGGTGGTTGATTCAGATGAAAATTTACTACCTATATTAGCACTTAGCAGGCCAATCAAATGAATTGAAAATGATAACAGAAGACACCTTACATACCATATGTGGTCCAAAATACGTCATGCGAGTGCTAAGATTACTTAATGGATGGGAATAGGTGACTCCAGCAGCTTGTGCCTGCAATCTTGTCTGATAGAATATACAAAAGGAAAAATTTGTCAGATGGAAGGAATAagtaaatagtagtaatacaGTATACTATACATACAAACACAACTCCCTTTACAACTAGGAAAAATACATAACTGAAACCAGATTTCAAAAGCCAAACAATTTCCTTTATTGCAGGAGAGGGGTCGGGTTGTATTCAGAAAGTCTATTAGACAGTTCAACTAGTTCCATTAACTATCTAAacgttttttctattttttctggCTTGGCTAGGTGGGATAGCCAAGCCACTCCCTTTCTACATGTTATTGAAACCAATCCAGGCAAAACCCATGGCAACAAATCGATTCAGTGAAGACCACAACTACAAGTCTAGCAACAACGTATAATAAACTAAGTGACATGAGCAAAACATAAAACTCAGGCACTGTCTAAGAAATTGACCTTAACTAAACAGatcaataacaaaaaaaaacactaaaCATATCGAATTCACCTTAGCCACATCAAGTGGGTTGACCAAAATGGCGGACAGAAACGCTGCACCAGCTGCAGAGAAAGCCCGCTCCGAAAACCCCAAGTTTCTACCCGCAGACACATCCACATCCCGATTGCTGCTCGGGGTGTTTTTGGGTGCCTCAACTCCATCAATTATGACCATTCCTCCTGACATCAGCGACATGTCCGTGTTAAATTCAGGAATCCTTGAGGACTGCTCAGCCGTCCATGGCTCCAGCTCTTTTGTCATCCTCTCTACTGCGATACAACACGCATGGCCATTTAGTTCCAGAAAAGAGGGAAACTAACTAAAACCCTAAAAACCTTGATGATTGAAATGGAACAATAACAAAATGCAAATCAAAGAGGATGTGCGGGCAATAACAGATTAATTTTCAGTCGCATTGAAGCCCTAAATTCTAAGATCAG
This sequence is a window from Salvia splendens isolate huo1 chromosome 5, SspV2, whole genome shotgun sequence. Protein-coding genes within it:
- the LOC121805173 gene encoding mitochondrial carrier protein MTM1-like — translated: MTKELEPWTAEQSSRIPEFNTDMSLMSGGMVIIDGVEAPKNTPSSNRDVDVSAGRNLGFSERAFSAAGAAFLSAILVNPLDVAKTRLQAQAAGVTYSHPLSNLSTRMTYFGPHMMFADLKCSPSCTRAGVHGTVSICPPDCFHYKGTVDVFYKIVRQEGLSALWRGTNAGLALAIPTVGIYLPCYDIFHNKLEEFTAQKAPGLTPYTPLVAGALARSLACASCYPIELARTRMQAFKHLHADQRPPGVFKTLIDLISQVKSTTSFNNSLQNYRFLWTGMGAQLARDVPFSAICWSTLEPVRRRLLGVIGDEASAVSIFASNFSAGFVAGTLAAAATCPLDVAKTRRQIEQDPTRALRMTTRHTLVEIWRDGRMKGLFAGVGPRVGRAGPSVGIVVSFYEVVKYMLNRQYATS